The Candidatus Woesearchaeota archaeon DNA segment CAAGAATATCCGGGCTTCTGTGCGCTGAACAGACAACTGCAGCGCTCTTTGGAACATTCGCCTGAATCCTGTCATAAACCTTGCTGTCAGAATCGCTGCCGAAAATGATAAGCACTTCTGCTCCCAAAGCCCCGGTCAAAACTGAAGATCGGCCATTATTCATATGCACCCCTCCGCTATAAAGGCATCCGGAATTCCTTAAATATCTTTGCATGTAAGATGCGGAATCGCGCAGCCAATGGTACCTTGATTCGGATAAATGAAACCTATTTAGAAACAATGTCAGCTGTCTGATAGTGCCGGTTATAGAGCAATTTCCTGGCCATTTCCCAGGCAAGGGCAGCCACATTCTCAGGCTTTTCATCTATCGCAAGGGTCCAGAGGATGCCTTTCTCCACTTTTTTGATTTTGGCCACACCGAGCTGATGCTTCAGTGTGCCTGCCAGCTTTGAGCCCATGTCTCCCTTGTCTTTGACAAGTATTCGCGGCCTCCTGTCCCCCCAGGGGTCCTGCGGCTTCTTGAAAACTGCCCGATGCTTGTTGAAGTTCATGATTATGTCAACTTTGCTAATCTTATCAGCAAAGGACTTGCTGTCGCCGTCAAATGTGAATTTGTAATATTCCTCCCTTTTGATGTTCAGCAGCTTTGAGTAGCCCATTTTGCGGAGCACATTAGTGGCTGTAATGGCAGTGTTGTCAGGGATTACAAGAGAAACCATCATTTCAATTTCAGGCATTACGAACCACCTTGCTTTATGGCTGCCTGGCCTGGCATGGCTGCGCCCTTTTTCCTCTTTTCTATGTAGGATTTCATTGATTCAAAGACCTTGAGGCACGCGGCTGCAGTCATTCCTTCCCTGGCTGTCCCGGCAAAGCCAGGCAGCTGCTTCTTGAGCGCGGACCTTTCAGGGTGAGGCATAATTGCCATCACATTTCCCATGCTGTTGTAAATTGCCGCAATATTTCCCTGGCTTCCATTTGGATTGAATGGAAATTTTTCCAGGATTCTTCCCTTTTCATCGCAATACCTGAAGGCAACAAGGTTGTCCTTCCTGACTTTATCCTTGATTTCGCTGTCCTCGGTGATATACCTCCCTTCGCCATGCGCAACCGGAAGGCTAATGACATCGCCTTTCCTGAAAGCTGCTGTGAATGCACCCTTGATATTTTCAGCCTTGATGTAAACCCAATCGCAATAATAACCATGGACAAGCGGATTGATGTTGGGGGCAAGGGCCATGTCAGCCTCTGGCTTTCCAACAGGCACCATCCCTTTTTCCACAAGAATCTGGGCGCCATTGCATATCCCGATCACAGGCTTTCCATTGTCAGCCTCGGCTTTTATTGTGTCCATCACTGGATCCCGTGCCGCAATCACTCCTGCCCTTATCCTGTCTTCATAGCTCCAGCCGCCCGGCAGCACAAATCCATCATACTCACGCAAAACCAGGGGGTCAGCGTTCCATCTGAGGATG contains these protein-coding regions:
- the purQ gene encoding phosphoribosylformylglycinamidine synthase I encodes the protein MSKKPGKAKKMKKAAKAAMNQKKAKAERIEPRKPEAALSARKKEGIRVAIIWFPGSNCEEEAAEAVSLAGMKADILRWNADPLVLREYDGFVLPGGWSYEDRIRAGVIAARDPVMDTIKAEADNGKPVIGICNGAQILVEKGMVPVGKPEADMALAPNINPLVHGYYCDWVYIKAENIKGAFTAAFRKGDVISLPVAHGEGRYITEDSEIKDKVRKDNLVAFRYCDEKGRILEKFPFNPNGSQGNIAAIYNSMGNVMAIMPHPERSALKKQLPGFAGTAREGMTAAACLKVFESMKSYIEKRKKGAAMPGQAAIKQGGS